GTGATTTTAAGGAACTGGAACCCGCGGTAAAGACGCCATGAAAGGCTCTCCCGTTCACCTCGAGCGCAATCCTCGATCGCACTTTTACGGGCCGGTGCGGGCGATTGCGGCTATTGCGCGACTCATCGCCGGGTGTCCGTGACTGAATTCACagtaaaacatttattatttttttcttaacgtTATCTATCTCCCTCGCTCTCGGTCTACTGAGCAAACTCCCGGCACTCGTACTCATACTCAACGACGTATGCAAAATTACTCAATAACatttaagcaaaaaaattccacgtcTAGACTAATCACCGTTTTCGTACCTTCTTTTCAGTCTTTGATAGCCAGGTTCATGGCCGGTCATTACTTTTAGTTTGTTCCTATCTCGCTTTCTCTCTATCTACATCTATATCtgccatttattatttaattcgcCCATCACAATcacgaatttatttaaatagtcaTATCAGTTACTCACCTAGAAGTTGCCAAGACAACTTACACACTTTGCTATCGCGAAATCCAAGTGAAACTTTacacactttttttaaaatttatcaaccgTATTTCGTACCCAGAAATAAAACTGATTATTTTCGCGTGTCCTTGTATTATTTGTAGGAACGAACTTGTGTTTACtgtttatttactattttgtataaataataataattgcgaTGTATTATACATTCAAAATGCGTATTAGTATTGAGATTATTTGTCTGTTTAAGATTGCATTGAGAGTTATCACAAATGCATTCACCATGGACTCCAATGTCGGTCTTGACTACATTGTTGATAACCCGGATTATTGCAAAAAACTTGCTTCAggtatgtaattatttttttaattggaaaCTTTTTCTTTGCTATCagcaatgataattttaaaaatgtatcagtgggtcaaaaaaaaatttgaatttttttttactctttggAAAGTTAGTagatggcaaaaaaaattatcagtaaGTTTGAGttcaaaaacttaaatttgaaaagtggctaaaatttttaaaatatgggaaaaaatcaaattttttattcttttgaattttttttgtataaaatgttattgtaGGGTAGAGAAGCTGTTTTGGGCCAGTTTTGAACacttgaaaaatgaaaataaaataatttgtaaaaaatgtaatgagataattaatttttggaaattttattttatacttttttattaattaaaataattattaatgttcaaaaatggagcagtggccacaaatgttgcactgtaaaaaatttgcggattaaatccggagtaaatgcggagcggattactttatttattaatcccctcgtagtgaaattcactccgaactggagtttattttaatatgaaaaCTCCAAATCAGAGTCAATGcagatttgaataaaattcagaTTACTCAGAAATTACTCCGctggaaaaataaactccttattcactcggagttccggagtaatttttttttcctccagaactccgagtgaattaggatttaaataaaatccgtaatcactatgatcctgaagttaaccgacaattagcaattttttgattgtttattttttaacaaataaataacaaaaaaaaaatatgcacatgtagaaaatttaaaaaactacaggtgcaattttttcaaatattttttttttcacaatttattgtttaaaaaagaacccaaaaattattggacgtcggctaaaatacaaaaaattcaacaaaatttttttgccacTTAGACGatcttcaaaattataaaaaattttcgcgcgttttttaaaattcatattttacgaTAAAATTTCCAGAATTTCTATTCTTTTCTAAggctgagtaaaaaaagagtcaaaattttttttgaaaaaacttgatacatatataataaaaaaaatgtaaatgttAAAAGCTCTCGACACGGCGTGCACTTCCGTGAAGAAACAAGTTGTCGAGTTATTATCAGCGCTCTGTGTGTACAGCCAGGATGGTAGACAACGTGCTATCGATACTCTTCACATATACCaggtgattttttatttacttaacttaacaatattttttagtgtCTCGTCGCGAGCaacacatacatttatatatatatatacaaaaaaatacatacttTAGACGATAATATTGTCGAGCAGGAATATATAACTGTGGGACGTTTTCCCGTTTCCTGCGACTTACAAGGACTAAGATGAGATTCGCTCgggaaatatatttatttccttgataaaaaatataaaaaaacattttatgaaTGGGAGGCAGTGTCTGcacttaaaataattcaacgtATGCGTACTTTTGGATTGTATTTATGGTTATTAttgtgttattatttattatgtatgaGAAAGACACAAAGAAAGAAACATTTATCGGAGAGAATGAGTAGAGGGACAAGCGTACATCTCAATTCGAAACGGCTTGAATAATTCATTGACTTTTAATCGAGCTGACGTACGGTTTGTTTACTGTAAACGGACACTTGTGAGTTACGATTAACATTCGACGATACTTGAATGGATCacgtgttttattttaaaaaaaaactattttattcattatatattttattgttgttatatATGTGATATGAATGATCTAACGGTCGGAATTGTGGTTTCCTTGAATTTAGTTTTGTAACACAAAGGGATTGATGTTggatgaaaaattgaattgaattgaattgaattttattgttgaaactttaaatattatttatgcaGGATAAAAAGAGCGAACGCTATCGACTAAGAGTCATTGTCGACGAGTTACAAAAAACAACAACTGAGGATTATCAAGCGACATTGTTGGCATTCATAAATTGCCTGGTTATCTCGACGCCGGTCCTCAAGGACCGCGTTCGTATGCGTAATGAATTCATTGGTAATgcacattaaatatttattataaatatttacctcactgagtaaataacttattaactgataattatttatgtatttaaatttatattttaggaTTGAAACTGCTTCCTATTCTCAATGACCTAAGGCAAGTATGAATACAAAActttgcactgtaaaaaatcgggagtgaatacggattttattttactaagtGTTCAGTccacaattttttacagtctaaTTATTAGGGCAGACCGGGGCACGACGGCCCCCTTAAtccggtaattattttttatggcttTAAATCTATAGGTCAACCTAATTTAGTCCTCTCTTAAGCGCATCCATGGAGGTTTTaccgaaactcaaaaaaaaaaaaatttttttctgcggCACGACGACCCCATCCaaaaaaagcttaaaaaaagtttttttgtctttctattgaataaaaagattttaacCACAACATAATCTGTTGACCTAAAAGAACttcaatcaataaatttttcaaattcattttagtttcgaaaaaaaaaaaattttttctgcgGCACGACGACCCCATCCAAAAAAagctcaaaaaaagtttttttgtctttctattgaataaaaagattttaacCACAACATAATTTGTTGACCTAAAAGAGCttcaatcaataaatttttcaaattcattttagtttagaaaaaaaaaaatttttctgtagcAAATTTCTTTTcggtggtccattttgccccagatcagcttaaaatatcttttaaacATCAGAGGTATCATAATTTGActgaaaatggaaaaaaaaaatttttccaaaatttttgaggggggccgCCGTGCCCTGGGGGTACCCCGGTCTTCCCTACTTTAGTTTGCAATGATTTGGTGTAAGCGGGAGGGGGAGAGACAGGGGAGGGTTGAATTTGGAACGGCGATTTGTCGTTTACAAAAGGAgtaaaagatattaaaattaaacatgtCAAGCGCGGCGCCGCGGAAGGAGCGAAAAATAGAACCGCTCACTCGGCTTTCTTTCTCCTCCACATTCTTAGAGTAATCTCTAGTATGCCGGGTTTTTAACCGCGATAGAGGATAGATAGATATATCGCCAGGTTAAAAGGAAAAATTACCCACGAGCTTTAGTCTAAGAGGGAGAGGACAAAATTAACTCAGTCTTTTCCTGCTTCGCATCCGCGAGCGGTGATGCTGCACCTGCACTCTACATGTGATGCTGGACACGCGGtgattctttatttatttaaaaggcaAATACTCACTTCCGACTTTTTATAACGCGTAAAAACACCAGTGCACgtgttgttttatttttttttttaatttattcctACTCTAATTTATTTCTCACTCAGATATTTGTAATTTGTCTGATTCTTGTGATCGATAAAAGTGGTAACATGGACTAATTTATTATACGGAAGTTTTCATTGGtaagaaagaattttttatgactagATTTTATCTCAAGTTGTaatatgttgtttttttttcttcttgtaTAAGAGTAAGAGCTGAtgattaatactttttaaataatctatcGGTCATTAGATTGTCGCAGTCGTGACAATagtcgtatatatatataagcaatgtatatatacatagaagACTAACGGGTCAagtaggatttaaaaaaaagcgggTGGGGTAAGCCGGTACCTTATTCATTTTCTTGGTGACAAACATACGACACTCATTGTATCAACAGTGACAGTTAGTTCCTAAAAGTTAacggaaatatatatataaataatatatctaAGTatacttgttaaaaattactcttgtTTAAATGATTAGAAGcgtgaaaatattttcagtgACATAATACGAGAGCTAAGAGAAATAAAATGGGAGGATAAAATGAGTGGATCGGTATGGATAAAGTAAGGGGTGGTTGTAATTTTAGGAAGCAAAAGAGCCAGTATCCGGAGCTGAGGGTCCAGCTGGAAGTCTTCGACGACCAGAGAGAAACTGATGAAGAGCTCGCGAATCAAGGGCCGCCTGGAATAGATCTCTCGTCCCACGTCGACGTCTTCTACGCTATTTTAGGCCAggctagtattttttttttatttttttaatgcagaGCATTCTGTGTGACacagatattaaattttttatcgatccAGATTGCAGATACGCCGCAAGAAATAGCTTTCTTGAGTATCCTACAGCATCTGCTGCGGCTGGATCCAAAGGAGCCGGCAAGTGATCTCGCTTGGGACACCGCTGAGACGTTGGTGCACCGAGCGACTCTTCTTGAGAGCCGCAATGACGCGACTAAGCTCTTGAGATCACCGAGTCTTCAagtacatttattaattaccctcttaacatatttattttaaacaataaataaataaataaataaattttttccagacGAATTTATGTTGCCATTGTCGAGGCGCCGATCAAACCTGCGGCTCGACACGCAAAGCGTCTCTGCCGACAAGTAGTCCGGCACCTTTGCCGCCCCCGCTTCCGTCAGGTGTAACTTCATCGTCAATAGTACCAGTTCCTTCAGCTGGAACACCAGCAGCTCAAAGTCCACCCACAAGTATTGCGTTGGCACCGCCGCCTCCTCCGCCGCTTCTTGTCACCGTCACTGCTCCTGATGCAGTAATGGAACCTCCTCTACCTCCACCTCTACATGTCCCAGCAGTTAATCGCATCCCAACACCCGAACCGCCTAGTAATAATGCCAAGCTTTTACCTCAGCAGGAAATTCCCACGCCAAAGTCCAAAATGAAGACGATCAACTGGAATAAAATTCCCAATCACAAGGTAAttttccttatttattttgattttttttttcttgtcgtTCTACTGAAGTTAAATCGAATGTTCGAGTGTCTATTGCTGTTGATTCAAGGACACGGGATAGATATTTTTACCAGTTATTTAGGTGTGAGACGAGTTAGGAATAGTTTTACCGAGTGGTAccttttttttgtcttataGGTCATTGGCAAGAGAAACATTTGGTCGTTAGTTGCTAATGAACATCAGAATTCCCCGATGGCTGACTTAGATTGGGCTGAAATGGAGGGACTGTTTTGTCAACAAGCACCGCCTATTTTACCTCCAGCAACTTACACTTCGTCCAGCGGAACTGGTCTTGATACTGAGCGCCGTCGTCGTGAACCCATGGAGGTAaatttgtcaaataaatttacaactgAGCGCTAATTTAAAGAAACGTATTGTTGACTTCCAGATTGCTCTGTTGGACGGCAAAAGAAGTCTGAACGTCAACATATTCTTGAAACAATTCCGCAGTTCGAACGAAGACATAATTCAGCTGATCCGCGATGGAGGACACGATCATATCGGAGCTGAAAAACTACGCGGTCTTCTTAAAATTCTGCCCGAAGTAGACGAGCTAGAGATGCTTAAGAGTTTCGATGGGGACAAATCGAAACTTGGCAacgctgaaaaatttttccttcaaCTCATTCAAGTgccaaagtaattttttttattttttaatcaaacacTCGAGTTAATTACCAACTAAACTAAATATCTGACGTCTGCTGATGATTATCTTTGTAGTTATAAACTGAGGATAGAGTGTATGCTGCTCAAAGAAGAGTTTGCCGCTAACATGAACTACCTGGAGCCGAGTATTGACTCAATGATACTCGCCGGCAAAGGTTTGATGACTAACAAACAGCTCCAAGAGGTGCTATACATGGTTCTGGTTGCTGGCAACTTCCTCAAttcagtaaatatatatttttaagttgattatttttcaccatacctgcgccgaaagtttaaattcctgccctgGTTAGAAGGaagaggcaaaaatttaaactttctgctacagatctggtgaaaaaaaGTAGACACCGAGGAAGGTAGGACTCGTCTTCAGCTCAGGTGGCAATTAACCTGGATTagaatgtcctactttccgccctaggtgtgtaatctACTAATTTGTAATTCCACTGAGGGTTTTAATGAGCATTGATTGATAGGGCGGATACGCTGGGAATGCAGCGGGCGTAAAATTGTCATCGTTACAAAAATTAACGGAAATACGAGCGAACAAACCGGGAATGAATCTGATTCATTACGTCGCACTACAagttgagagaaaaaaaaaaaatttacttgactTCTCTCATAAAATGAGCGCTTTGGAGCCGGCtactaagtaaatttttattttattttattttatttaaatatttttgtgttgatttaaattttcaaattttttttctactttagAACAACAATCGAACAATTGACAAACGAATTCAACGCACTGGATacgaaaataaagaaaataaaaaatcaaattcagTTATCGTCGACCGAAAGCGACATTCAGGAACAAATGGCCCAATTTTTGCAAGTAATTATCAAaagaatatgaaataaaaataaaaataaagttatttattggtatccatttacttttattattttttttagatggcAGAGCAGGTGATGGCGCAATTAAAACGCAATATGGAAGAATTAGAAGGCGTGAGACGTACATTAGCCGAATTTTTCTGCGAAGacataaatacttttaaaatagaagagtgtttcaaaatatttcatcAGTTTTGTTTGAAGTTCAACCAAGCGATCGCCGAAAATGAGAGACGACGGATACAAGAGGAGCAAGCGACTGCCAGACGTAAACAACGCGAAGAACAACTGCTGGCTAAAAAGCGGCTCCGTAAGTGttaactattaaataaaatatgagatTTAAGATTTaaggtaaaataaatattcattttaaaacaGTAAATAACGCGGCTGATACTCCCGGTTCCGAGTCTGAGAGCAATTTAATGGATTACGGGCTATTAGACATTCAAAGTTTCGCTAGACAGTCGTATAATCGCAGCGAAGCTAAAATAAAAAGACTACAAAATGGCGGCGTTACTTCTGACGAAGATATATCGATTACCGGGTCTCCGAGTATCAGACGTCGACTTGGATCCTGCTCAGGTGGTCCCGATCAGCAAATTACCAAAGAAGATACTTATTCGCCGGACATTACTCCCAATGGAACTCTGCGTCGACGAAGAAGTCGCATTCCCTGCGAAGACAACGACGACAATTTAATGGACTTTTTGAGAACTTCGGGACAAGACAATACTCGGGAACGAAAATCTTGGGGAAGTTTGGGTAAATATAGactgattatttattgtttcttctattatttttacttaataaattttttttagatcgaTCGTGGGCGAGAAGAGCTAGAGGGCAGCCTCGTCGCAGCGATTTATTGAACGCCGATTTTTCAGGCGACCGCGAAAGACCGAATTCCCCGTCTCCGTTGGCGGAAAATAAAGCGTTTTTGCAAGAAGAAGAAACGAAACCTACTGGGTATTAATTATTgggctaaaaatttataaaaaataataaaatgagattgattattaattcaaatgaatttcAGACGAGCATGGAGACAAAAAATCGAGGCTTGGTTGTCGGAAAATGAAAAGGAAGAACGTGCGGGTGAAGAGTTGCAGCGAAGAGCGCGACAGTTGCAGGCCAACCGAAAGTCCTTCGAAGATtctggtaaataataaatattgaatttaatagtaaagagatttgtttagtttttatttttaaaacgagGATTGTTTGTAGAAAACGAAGGCAAGACGAATGCGACGGAAGACAATTCACGCGCTGGCTACTCAAATGTCTATGACTGGCGTCCTTCAGTTGAGAAGACTGACGTAATGCGAACTATGGAAGCTATCGAAGGtttgtttgttttaaaaaatttaaataatgagtttgttattaaatatttattacttattattccAGAAGCTCAACCAGATTCAGCAGAAACAGACAAGTCACCTTGGAGAAAGTCGAGTCTCAATGTTCTAAACAGTCCCGAAGAAATCGACTCGAGGTACTCGCGGCGAATACGCTCCCGTCTCACCAACGACAATGTCCTGGGTTCGAGTACATTGCAAGCGATAAGAGAAGAGGAACGgaagaaaaataaaccaaATGAAACAGTT
The DNA window shown above is from Microplitis mediator isolate UGA2020A chromosome 1, iyMicMedi2.1, whole genome shotgun sequence and carries:
- the LOC130665560 gene encoding uncharacterized protein LOC130665560, with the protein product MDSNVGLDYIVDNPDYCKKLASALDTACTSVKKQVVELLSALCVYSQDGRQRAIDTLHIYQDKKSERYRLRVIVDELQKTTTEDYQATLLAFINCLVISTPVLKDRVRMRNEFIGLKLLPILNDLRQSQYPELRVQLEVFDDQRETDEELANQGPPGIDLSSHVDVFYAILGQIADTPQEIAFLSILQHLLRLDPKEPASDLAWDTAETLVHRATLLESRNDATKLLRSPSLQTNLCCHCRGADQTCGSTRKASLPTSSPAPLPPPLPSGVTSSSIVPVPSAGTPAAQSPPTSIALAPPPPPPLLVTVTAPDAVMEPPLPPPLHVPAVNRIPTPEPPSNNAKLLPQQEIPTPKSKMKTINWNKIPNHKVIGKRNIWSLVANEHQNSPMADLDWAEMEGLFCQQAPPILPPATYTSSSGTGLDTERRRREPMEIALLDGKRSLNVNIFLKQFRSSNEDIIQLIRDGGHDHIGAEKLRGLLKILPEVDELEMLKSFDGDKSKLGNAEKFFLQLIQVPNYKLRIECMLLKEEFAANMNYLEPSIDSMILAGKGLMTNKQLQEVLYMVLVAGNFLNSGGYAGNAAGVKLSSLQKLTEIRANKPGMNLIHYVALQVERKKKNLLDFSHKMSALEPATKTTIEQLTNEFNALDTKIKKIKNQIQLSSTESDIQEQMAQFLQMAEQVMAQLKRNMEELEGVRRTLAEFFCEDINTFKIEECFKIFHQFCLKFNQAIAENERRRIQEEQATARRKQREEQLLAKKRLLNNAADTPGSESESNLMDYGLLDIQSFARQSYNRSEAKIKRLQNGGVTSDEDISITGSPSIRRRLGSCSGGPDQQITKEDTYSPDITPNGTLRRRRSRIPCEDNDDNLMDFLRTSGQDNTRERKSWGSLDRSWARRARGQPRRSDLLNADFSGDRERPNSPSPLAENKAFLQEEETKPTGRAWRQKIEAWLSENEKEERAGEELQRRARQLQANRKSFEDSENEGKTNATEDNSRAGYSNVYDWRPSVEKTDVMRTMEAIEEAQPDSAETDKSPWRKSSLNVLNSPEEIDSRYSRRIRSRLTNDNVLGSSTLQAIREEERKKNKPNETVNDGQDELTIYLRTPSVSAPSSAVRRFSKSARKTEEDKVSDKIEIDSDNIETPPVTRRVFSPPREVKPVEKEPCKRERCSSSITGREYTKVSASKPAVAESDLGSGNFDRYAAARKTRRYKKSQDNPADKDSCGKPESNSSDTLADDKPQRPNTLSLEDNDLDEDKMLRLWQDKLKRRHASNDFESALTEVAAKSAEEVNQRLARHRSSRLPITQPAPVIAVTNTVLSPVMQESRPRETTPVWPERAVSCRERHRSMIDPSQVREALRLTSNPPSRVNNEPNAVIVNSNGDRELLPALRVTSPEPQIDQVDRVVKEAPRISDLQGKVDSVTSSKTADTADDKNSSSPSKNSSVFRSKFIPDMNISSNSPLVKGKEQELNDEGFEETQSLVSETLSQETSSGNYETDIHDSPRCSPAEMRYVKEAEPPKRVIGKDEIARLKSFRSRTKPAQENEKTTSSYLTKKSESPKREILKKTDSSKKIVPLIKASGTRNPVERSTSKSSLRSSRSSLNSASSVNTVRKLAPSHPQLRGYTSAICAMTSDLRKNPSPLTNAVKDADKRQTSSRIATTKIPASRSSSSESSVGPVVRSVRKIQSGTSDTTRPRAVVSRSSSSVSTTPLLQNRTPSSKTLTSTPSRSKLVQPRNHSFMRPTAASVNKGSISNLPRSIKSLVK